A portion of the Magnolia sinica isolate HGM2019 chromosome 17, MsV1, whole genome shotgun sequence genome contains these proteins:
- the LOC131230356 gene encoding transcription factor EGL1-like isoform X1, translating to MATGLQNQEEVPENQLKKKLAAAVRSVQWSYAIFWSISTRHQGALEWGDGYYNGDIKTRKTVQHMELNADEMGLQRSEQLSELYESLSAGDNNQQAKRPSAALSPEDLTDAEWYYLVCMSFIFNPGQGLPGRALANGHHIWLHNAPYADSKVFTRSLLAKSASIQTVVCFPLMGGVLELGTTELISEDPSLLQTAKTAFLEFPNPVCSEQSACSPQKADNDEDLTGAELDQETANNALGAECEMLSEGGGGGHAFPLSCPSYPSKEEREKDPEKIEEPKTGSCNDSSNGCCPHQHTDDSFMPDGLNGTASQVQSWQFVDDDFSNGLHGSVNSSDCISRCHVVNPEKAVATPKGGNVNNLLHDLQECNHTKLGLLNLERDNSHYSRTLCAIFGNANRLGMKPYFHNGSCESSFAAWRKDSDAQKPSLIGGSQKMLKKILFDVTWMHGGCLPKIHEELGCKLWKIEAGNISVNHVLSERRRREKLNEKFLVLRSLIPSISKVDKASILGDTIEYLKELERRVEELEGCKEFTESGARERRKHPDIVERTSDNYGNNEIVANGQKLSINKRKACDIDKAADVELNWVLSKDCLADMTVTIIEKEVVIEMRCPWRECLLIEIVDAISGLHLDAHSVQSSTIDGVLTLALKSKFRGGAVASAGMIKQTLQRVVSKC from the exons GGCGTTGGAATGGGGTGACGGGTATTACAACGGCGACATCAAGACACGAAAAACGGTGCAACACATGGAGCTCAATGCCGATGAGATGGGATTGCAGCGTAGTGAGCAACTGAGCGAGTTATACGAATCCCTTTCGGCGGGGGACAACAACCAACAGGCTAAGAGGCCGTCTGCCGCCTTATCTCCTGAAGACCTCACAGATGCCGAGTGGTACTACTTGGTTTGCATGTCCTTCATATTCAATCCTGGCCAAGG GTTGCCGGGAAGGGCATTGGCAAATGGGCACCATATCTGGCTACATAACGCTCCGTATGCCGATAGCAAGGTTTTCACACGCTCGCTTCTAGCAAAG AGCGCATCTATTCAG ACTGTGGTGTGCTTTCCCCTAATGGGCGGTGTGCTGGAGTTGGGCACGACCGAGCTG ATCTCAGAAGACCCTTCTCTCCTTCAAACTGCAAAAACCGCCTTTCTGGAGTTCCCTAACCCCGTCTGCTCTGAGCAATCTGCTTGTAGCCCCCAGAAAGCAGACAATGACGAAGATCTCACAGGCGCCGAGCTTGATCAAGAGACGGCCAATAATGCTCTTGGGGCTGAATGCGAGATGCTCTCGGAGGGCGGTGGGGGGGGCCACGCGTTTCCGCTATCCTGCCCATCCTACCCGtcgaaagaagaaagagagaaggaccCGGAAAAGATCGAAGAGCCAAAGACAGGTTCTTGCAATGACAGCTCAAACGGGTGTTGCCCACATCAGCACACGGATGACTCTTTCATGCCCGACGGGCTGAATGGCACCGCCTCCCAAGTCCAAAGCTGGCAGTTCGTGGACGACGATTTCAGCAACGGCCTGCATGGGTCTGTGAATTCGAGCGACTGTATATCTCGCTGCCACGTCGTGAATCCGGAGAAGGCCGTTGCCACTCCCAAGGGGGGGAATGTAAATAACCTCCTGCATGATCTACAAGAGTGCAATCACACAAAGCTCGGGTTGTTGAACCTCGAAAGGGACAACTCGCACTACTCGAGGACCCTTTGTGCTATCTTCGGGAACGCTAACCGGCTGGGCATGAAGCCTTACTTCCACAATGGTTCTTGTGAGTCCAGCTTCGCGGCTTGGAGGAAAGACTCGGACGCTCAGAAGCCGTcgttgattggtgggtcccagaAAATGTTGAAGAAGATCTTGTTTGACGTCACATGGATGCATGGCGGTTGCTTGCCAAAGATCCATGAAGAGCTTGGCTGCAAGCTATGGAAAATCGAAGCAGGCAATATCAGTGTGAATCACGTTCTGTCAGAGaggaggcggagagagaagttgaaTGAGAAGTTCCTGGTTCTCAGATCATTGATTCCATCAATCAGCAAG GTTGACAAAGCATCCATCCTAGGCGACACAATTGAATACCTCAAAGAACTTGAAAGAAGGGTGGAAGAGTTGGAAGGCTGCAAGGAGTTTACAGAATCCGGagcgagagagagaaggaaacatCCGGACATTGTCGAGAGAACGTCCGACAACTATGGCAACAATGAGATAGTCGCCAACGGGCAGAAGCTGTCCATAAATAAGAGGAAGGCATGTGACATCGACAAAGCGGCGGATGTCGAGCTCAATTGGGTCTTGTCCAAGGATTGCTTGGCGGACATGACCGTCACAATCATTGAAAAGGAGGTCGTGATTGAGATGCGATGTCCGTGGAGGGAATGCCTGCTGATCGAGATTGTGGACGCGATAAGTGGGCTCCACTTGGATGCGCACTCCGTGCAATCATCCACCATTGATGGGGTTCTCACCCTTGCATTAAAATCAAAG TTTAGGGGAGGAGCGGTAGCATCGGCGGGGATGATCAAACAAACACTTCAGAGAGTTGTCAGCAAGTGTTGA
- the LOC131230356 gene encoding transcription factor GLABRA 3-like isoform X2: MATGLQNQEEVPENQLKKKLAAAVRSVQWSYAIFWSISTRHQGALEWGDGYYNGDIKTRKTVQHMELNADEMGLQRSEQLSELYESLSAGDNNQQAKRPSAALSPEDLTDAEWYYLVCMSFIFNPGQGLPGRALANGHHIWLHNAPYADSKVFTRSLLAKSASIQISEDPSLLQTAKTAFLEFPNPVCSEQSACSPQKADNDEDLTGAELDQETANNALGAECEMLSEGGGGGHAFPLSCPSYPSKEEREKDPEKIEEPKTGSCNDSSNGCCPHQHTDDSFMPDGLNGTASQVQSWQFVDDDFSNGLHGSVNSSDCISRCHVVNPEKAVATPKGGNVNNLLHDLQECNHTKLGLLNLERDNSHYSRTLCAIFGNANRLGMKPYFHNGSCESSFAAWRKDSDAQKPSLIGGSQKMLKKILFDVTWMHGGCLPKIHEELGCKLWKIEAGNISVNHVLSERRRREKLNEKFLVLRSLIPSISKVDKASILGDTIEYLKELERRVEELEGCKEFTESGARERRKHPDIVERTSDNYGNNEIVANGQKLSINKRKACDIDKAADVELNWVLSKDCLADMTVTIIEKEVVIEMRCPWRECLLIEIVDAISGLHLDAHSVQSSTIDGVLTLALKSKFRGGAVASAGMIKQTLQRVVSKC; encoded by the exons GGCGTTGGAATGGGGTGACGGGTATTACAACGGCGACATCAAGACACGAAAAACGGTGCAACACATGGAGCTCAATGCCGATGAGATGGGATTGCAGCGTAGTGAGCAACTGAGCGAGTTATACGAATCCCTTTCGGCGGGGGACAACAACCAACAGGCTAAGAGGCCGTCTGCCGCCTTATCTCCTGAAGACCTCACAGATGCCGAGTGGTACTACTTGGTTTGCATGTCCTTCATATTCAATCCTGGCCAAGG GTTGCCGGGAAGGGCATTGGCAAATGGGCACCATATCTGGCTACATAACGCTCCGTATGCCGATAGCAAGGTTTTCACACGCTCGCTTCTAGCAAAG AGCGCATCTATTCAG ATCTCAGAAGACCCTTCTCTCCTTCAAACTGCAAAAACCGCCTTTCTGGAGTTCCCTAACCCCGTCTGCTCTGAGCAATCTGCTTGTAGCCCCCAGAAAGCAGACAATGACGAAGATCTCACAGGCGCCGAGCTTGATCAAGAGACGGCCAATAATGCTCTTGGGGCTGAATGCGAGATGCTCTCGGAGGGCGGTGGGGGGGGCCACGCGTTTCCGCTATCCTGCCCATCCTACCCGtcgaaagaagaaagagagaaggaccCGGAAAAGATCGAAGAGCCAAAGACAGGTTCTTGCAATGACAGCTCAAACGGGTGTTGCCCACATCAGCACACGGATGACTCTTTCATGCCCGACGGGCTGAATGGCACCGCCTCCCAAGTCCAAAGCTGGCAGTTCGTGGACGACGATTTCAGCAACGGCCTGCATGGGTCTGTGAATTCGAGCGACTGTATATCTCGCTGCCACGTCGTGAATCCGGAGAAGGCCGTTGCCACTCCCAAGGGGGGGAATGTAAATAACCTCCTGCATGATCTACAAGAGTGCAATCACACAAAGCTCGGGTTGTTGAACCTCGAAAGGGACAACTCGCACTACTCGAGGACCCTTTGTGCTATCTTCGGGAACGCTAACCGGCTGGGCATGAAGCCTTACTTCCACAATGGTTCTTGTGAGTCCAGCTTCGCGGCTTGGAGGAAAGACTCGGACGCTCAGAAGCCGTcgttgattggtgggtcccagaAAATGTTGAAGAAGATCTTGTTTGACGTCACATGGATGCATGGCGGTTGCTTGCCAAAGATCCATGAAGAGCTTGGCTGCAAGCTATGGAAAATCGAAGCAGGCAATATCAGTGTGAATCACGTTCTGTCAGAGaggaggcggagagagaagttgaaTGAGAAGTTCCTGGTTCTCAGATCATTGATTCCATCAATCAGCAAG GTTGACAAAGCATCCATCCTAGGCGACACAATTGAATACCTCAAAGAACTTGAAAGAAGGGTGGAAGAGTTGGAAGGCTGCAAGGAGTTTACAGAATCCGGagcgagagagagaaggaaacatCCGGACATTGTCGAGAGAACGTCCGACAACTATGGCAACAATGAGATAGTCGCCAACGGGCAGAAGCTGTCCATAAATAAGAGGAAGGCATGTGACATCGACAAAGCGGCGGATGTCGAGCTCAATTGGGTCTTGTCCAAGGATTGCTTGGCGGACATGACCGTCACAATCATTGAAAAGGAGGTCGTGATTGAGATGCGATGTCCGTGGAGGGAATGCCTGCTGATCGAGATTGTGGACGCGATAAGTGGGCTCCACTTGGATGCGCACTCCGTGCAATCATCCACCATTGATGGGGTTCTCACCCTTGCATTAAAATCAAAG TTTAGGGGAGGAGCGGTAGCATCGGCGGGGATGATCAAACAAACACTTCAGAGAGTTGTCAGCAAGTGTTGA